One Aerosakkonema funiforme FACHB-1375 genomic region harbors:
- a CDS encoding gamma carbonic anhydrase family protein: MSDRLSSLPSYWPPVNISQAAFVASNAVVLGQVYLDVGVSIWYGAVVRGDVERIEIGKCSNIQDGAILHGDPGQPTILEDYVTIGHRAVIHSAYIERGSLIGIGAVVLDGVRVGAGSIVGAGSVVTKDVPPKSLVVGVPAKKLRDLSEAEVAELIEHAQKYEKLALVHAGKGTDLGFWKGARG; encoded by the coding sequence ATGAGCGATCGATTGTCTTCTCTTCCATCCTACTGGCCTCCCGTCAATATATCCCAAGCTGCTTTTGTCGCCTCAAATGCAGTTGTCTTGGGCCAAGTCTACCTAGATGTGGGGGTCAGCATCTGGTACGGCGCTGTGGTGCGCGGGGATGTGGAACGTATTGAAATTGGCAAATGCAGCAATATCCAAGATGGAGCTATTTTACATGGCGATCCGGGTCAGCCTACCATTTTGGAAGATTATGTCACGATCGGACATCGCGCCGTGATTCATTCAGCTTACATCGAACGCGGTAGCCTCATCGGTATCGGTGCGGTGGTACTGGACGGAGTACGGGTGGGTGCTGGTAGTATTGTCGGTGCTGGTTCTGTAGTAACAAAGGATGTCCCGCCAAAATCCCTGGTTGTCGGCGTTCCCGCCAAAAAGTTACGGGATCTCTCTGAGGCGGAAGTTGCGGAACTGATCGAACACGCCCAAAAATATGAGAAGCTGGCCTTAGTCCATGCTGGTAAAGGCACGGATTTGGGTTTCTGGAAAGGGGCTAGGGGCTAG
- a CDS encoding TIGR02652 family protein, translating to MNPGLQYPIFGPEIQCPHCRQTIPALTLTDTYLCPRHGAFEANPKTGELIHLQSGRQWRQWNNEWYRQHTHPDGIRFEIHEALDRLYTQGYRATRVIIARRYQELIGGYLERSTPWRGQSDSARPRLYGLPVDFSPDPKDEPCWEVINFDLEKEPGVPVRYPYFRLFE from the coding sequence ATGAATCCAGGCTTGCAATACCCCATATTTGGCCCGGAGATTCAGTGTCCTCACTGTCGCCAAACCATACCGGCGCTAACACTGACGGATACCTACTTGTGTCCGCGTCATGGTGCCTTTGAGGCTAACCCGAAAACGGGCGAACTCATCCATCTCCAGTCCGGTCGGCAATGGCGACAGTGGAATAATGAGTGGTACAGACAGCACACCCATCCCGATGGGATTCGCTTTGAAATCCACGAAGCGCTAGACCGACTTTACACTCAAGGATACCGAGCCACAAGAGTAATTATTGCTCGACGCTATCAAGAATTGATCGGCGGTTACTTGGAACGCAGCACGCCTTGGCGCGGACAGTCGGATTCAGCTCGTCCTCGACTCTACGGTTTGCCGGTAGATTTTAGCCCCGACCCCAAGGACGAACCCTGCTGGGAGGTCATTAATTTTGACCTAGAAAAAGAGCCTGGGGTGCCGGTGAGATATCCTTATTTTCGCTTGTTTGAATAA
- a CDS encoding MFS transporter: MFHNAEIVLGLEGKSLSIAQIPTTEEVAVIFSSPQFFVALSAGILMAFAFQFLLTNLSLAAKFSDRDDAIDLDADNEDSWGKKFRQIEAKVGAWALLTVNTALFIACFLAVKLSLVNSITLGAIIGVAIWSGYFLLLVWMSSNAVGSLVGSAVKTATSGAQGVMDIATAAMGAGATNKQIVNTVEASVAAVRKELSSAIDPIGIRNNVEDYLGDLPLPKLDLNTIRGDLERLLGDVDVRSLANSDVLQNVNRETFVDLVASRTDFSKKDIDRVADLLASVWQQSLNRQVKDPQAELVNYIKSASPEDLKSGNLTARLAQAIGGNGHDKKEYSNGVMDKAVQAGVGAAMTAVLSRVDLSDADVEKISSQLQQLAGQATDKAQQFGNKVKENLPSLPQSNPMLGDVENYILNSQPWHLNRETIKQEFQEVIHDLEAAPGLVRKQLEQLNRDNFVQFLNQRGDFDDDRVNEIADQFEEIRMEVLNTVQTGESEEKLQDIRSRIENYLRSTGKEELNPEGIERDFTALLEDPDAGFEALRDRLGKFDRNTLVELLGQREDFSQEEADQLIGRLEETRDRVLSQAQEAQEQAKSKAQELRQRVESYLRDTNLEELNPDGIAQDFQTLFEDPQAGLKALRERLSQFDRETLVQLLKARGDLNEEQINRFVDRIQSVRDNILQAPQQVSEKAKEQYDRLINQIGDFLRNTNLEELDPEGIKQDFAKLFENPKEGAVALRERLSQVDRETLVKLLSQREGLTEDQVNQTIDKVQDAINSVAKQPRRLASRAKDKVYDFQATLENYLRNTNKQELNPEGIKRDLQLLFRHPKEGMGNIGDRFKQFDRSTLVSLLSQREDISSEEANQIADRIVSVRDRFVEQVQNVQGKVQSALDGVFDRIRNYFNSLERPELDYEGIKRDFRKLFDDPQAGFDAIKERLSQFDRDTLVAIISSREDISEADANRIIDRIEFARDSVMQRAEYLQEQTKRRIEDIKHQAKKQGEEARKAAATAAWWLFGTAVTSVAISALAGAIAVGGFNLFG; this comes from the coding sequence ATGTTTCATAATGCAGAAATTGTGTTGGGATTGGAGGGCAAATCGCTGTCGATCGCCCAAATTCCCACTACAGAAGAAGTAGCAGTTATCTTTTCGAGTCCTCAGTTTTTTGTAGCGTTGAGCGCAGGAATATTGATGGCTTTTGCCTTTCAATTTTTATTAACAAATTTGTCGCTGGCAGCTAAGTTTTCCGATCGAGACGATGCGATCGACTTGGATGCGGACAATGAAGATAGCTGGGGCAAAAAGTTTCGCCAAATTGAAGCAAAAGTAGGCGCTTGGGCTTTATTAACTGTCAATACGGCTTTGTTTATCGCTTGCTTTTTGGCAGTTAAGTTGAGCTTGGTTAATAGCATCACTTTAGGTGCTATAATCGGTGTTGCCATCTGGTCTGGTTACTTTTTGTTGCTCGTTTGGATGAGTTCTAATGCTGTTGGTTCTTTAGTCGGTTCCGCAGTTAAAACAGCAACTTCTGGCGCTCAAGGAGTGATGGATATCGCAACGGCAGCTATGGGTGCTGGTGCTACTAACAAACAGATTGTCAATACTGTAGAAGCCTCTGTGGCTGCGGTTCGCAAGGAATTATCTTCTGCGATAGACCCGATCGGCATCCGGAACAATGTTGAAGATTATTTGGGTGATTTGCCATTACCAAAACTAGATTTGAATACGATTCGCGGTGACTTAGAAAGGTTACTCGGCGATGTGGATGTCAGGTCTTTAGCTAATAGCGATGTTTTGCAGAATGTCAATCGCGAAACTTTTGTAGACTTGGTTGCCAGTCGCACCGATTTCTCGAAAAAAGATATCGATCGCGTGGCAGATTTGTTAGCATCTGTTTGGCAGCAATCGTTGAATCGGCAGGTTAAAGATCCGCAAGCTGAATTGGTAAACTATATCAAGTCTGCCAGTCCGGAAGATCTGAAATCGGGCAATTTAACTGCTAGGCTAGCACAAGCGATCGGCGGCAACGGACACGATAAGAAAGAGTATAGCAACGGCGTGATGGACAAAGCCGTACAAGCTGGTGTTGGTGCAGCGATGACGGCTGTTTTGTCAAGAGTAGATCTGTCGGATGCAGATGTAGAAAAGATTTCTTCACAGCTGCAACAACTGGCAGGACAAGCAACAGATAAAGCGCAGCAATTTGGTAATAAGGTAAAAGAAAATTTGCCTTCGCTACCGCAGAGTAACCCGATGCTGGGAGATGTGGAAAATTATATCCTCAATTCCCAACCTTGGCACCTGAATCGAGAAACTATCAAGCAGGAATTCCAAGAAGTTATTCACGATTTAGAAGCTGCACCGGGATTAGTTCGTAAGCAATTGGAACAACTGAATCGCGATAATTTCGTGCAATTCTTGAATCAGCGCGGCGATTTCGATGATGATAGGGTAAATGAAATTGCCGACCAGTTTGAAGAAATTCGCATGGAAGTTTTGAATACTGTTCAAACTGGTGAGTCGGAAGAAAAATTGCAAGACATTCGCAGTCGCATTGAAAATTATCTGCGATCGACTGGTAAGGAAGAGTTGAATCCGGAAGGGATCGAACGCGATTTTACCGCACTTCTAGAAGATCCGGATGCGGGATTTGAGGCGTTGCGCGATCGTCTCGGTAAGTTCGATCGCAATACGTTGGTAGAATTGCTGGGACAGCGCGAAGATTTCAGTCAAGAAGAAGCAGACCAATTGATCGGTCGCTTGGAAGAAACTCGCGATCGCGTCCTCTCGCAAGCACAAGAAGCGCAAGAACAAGCGAAATCGAAAGCGCAAGAACTTCGTCAGCGGGTAGAATCTTATTTGCGCGATACTAATTTGGAAGAATTAAATCCAGATGGGATCGCGCAAGATTTCCAAACGCTGTTTGAAGACCCGCAAGCAGGATTGAAGGCGCTGCGGGAAAGATTATCGCAATTCGATCGCGAAACTCTGGTACAATTGCTGAAGGCACGCGGCGATCTCAATGAAGAGCAAATAAATCGATTTGTCGATCGCATTCAATCGGTACGCGATAACATTCTGCAAGCACCGCAACAAGTTAGCGAGAAAGCTAAGGAACAGTACGATCGACTGATAAATCAAATTGGCGATTTTCTGCGAAACACTAACTTGGAAGAACTCGATCCGGAAGGGATTAAGCAAGATTTTGCCAAACTTTTTGAGAATCCCAAAGAAGGTGCGGTGGCGCTGCGAGAAAGACTTTCCCAAGTCGATCGCGAAACTTTGGTCAAATTGCTGAGTCAGCGAGAAGGCTTGACCGAAGACCAAGTTAATCAGACAATAGATAAAGTGCAAGATGCCATTAACAGTGTTGCCAAACAACCTCGTCGCTTAGCATCTCGCGCCAAAGATAAGGTCTACGATTTCCAAGCAACTTTAGAAAATTACCTGCGAAATACGAACAAGCAAGAACTCAATCCCGAAGGTATTAAGCGAGATTTGCAATTGCTGTTCCGTCATCCCAAAGAAGGAATGGGAAATATTGGCGATCGCTTCAAGCAGTTCGATCGTTCCACCTTGGTATCCCTGCTATCGCAGCGGGAAGATATCTCGTCAGAAGAAGCGAATCAAATTGCCGATCGCATCGTATCTGTACGCGATCGATTCGTCGAACAAGTGCAGAACGTTCAAGGTAAAGTACAATCGGCGCTTGATGGTGTATTCGATCGCATTCGCAATTACTTTAATTCCTTGGAACGTCCCGAACTGGACTACGAAGGAATCAAGCGCGATTTCCGCAAATTGTTTGACGATCCGCAAGCAGGATTTGATGCTATTAAAGAACGTCTGAGTCAGTTCGATCGCGATACGTTAGTTGCCATTATCAGTTCTCGCGAAGATATTTCGGAAGCTGATGCTAATCGGATTATCGATCGAATTGAATTTGCACGCGACAGCGTAATGCAGCGTGCGGAATACCTGCAAGAACAAACGAAGCGACGCATTGAAGATATCAAGCATCAAGCTAAAAAGCAAGGCGAAGAAGCTCGTAAAGCTGCTGCAACTGCTGCTTGGTGGCTATTCGGTACGGCTGTTACTTCTGTGGCGATATCCGCATTGGCGGGAGCAATAGCTGTAGGTGGTTTTAACCTGTTTGGATAA
- a CDS encoding VOC family protein: protein MHHASIRTANIHKAIAFYEQLGFIVCERFTTGYTLACWMEGLGGRIELIQIPEPKPAPDAFEDEHYVGYYHLSFDLTNTAEDLPSWLKNLQERFTQASQENQNQIQPLKVLLEPTQQMIGDRVYEVAFIADTDGLPLEFIRVLDKEI from the coding sequence ATGCACCACGCTTCGATCCGTACTGCGAATATTCATAAAGCGATCGCTTTTTACGAACAGTTGGGATTTATCGTCTGCGAACGCTTTACGACCGGTTACACTCTAGCTTGCTGGATGGAAGGATTGGGGGGACGCATCGAACTGATTCAAATTCCCGAACCGAAACCTGCACCGGACGCTTTTGAGGACGAACATTATGTTGGATATTATCATTTATCTTTCGATCTCACTAATACCGCAGAAGATTTGCCTAGCTGGTTGAAAAATCTGCAAGAACGCTTTACCCAAGCGTCGCAAGAGAACCAAAACCAAATTCAACCGTTGAAAGTTCTACTCGAACCGACTCAACAAATGATAGGCGATCGAGTTTACGAAGTTGCCTTCATCGCCGATACAGACGGACTGCCTTTGGAGTTTATCCGCGTTTTGGATAAGGAAATTTAA
- a CDS encoding M16 family metallopeptidase — protein sequence MSFLSNWRQYRIPTFLFSLCLSAVLLFSGEVTNTQPLAATVPNIAKAAPSGQVAAAMSADETSLSLTENVRKTVLENQLTVLTKEVHTAPVVTVQVWYKVGSRNEEPGVNGIAHQLEHMMFKGTKDRPIQFGRLFNALGSNSNAFTSYDQTAYFGTVERDKLRAMLELEADRMQNALINVEQLASEKRVVISELQGYENSPDYRLERAVMRSVFPTQPYGLPVGGTKADVEKFTVEQVQYYYHKYYSPNNATLVIVGDIETEPTLKLVKEIFGNLPNRGEQQESGSATENVPLDSPTPTLPSSKSPIMLREAGSAPILQIVYPLPPTNHPDVAALKVMDYILTGGRSSRVYQALVESGLASNAGGYAANLISGGWYQLSATAAPNRKLIEIDRVLQQTIADLQNKSVTEEELNRAKAQFRAAVILSNREITAQAMQLGDDETSTGDYRYTERLLKEIADVSAADVQRVAKKYLQQSDRTVGYFEPTELTADGGGGGTSSSQTSEQFNLGQPVDPAELAKYLPEFTTSTISTVRSLPESFKLSNGLQVLLMRDRSTPTVTLSGYIQAGTEFDLPASAGTAALTAENLMNGTKTKDALTLAKTLEDRGASLDFGAAREGVSVDGYSLSKDLPTLIATLADVLQNANFPKDQLELSRQRAITDLKERLDSPDYLAYRTLQQTVYPEVHPFHAYPTYDSLKRISEGDIMGFYKQHYRPDTTVLTLVGNFAPQEVRSLIETQFGSWKASGNLPKLNFPSVPLPEKLVRLNPVIPGKTQAITFMGYRGINRQDPRYYATLVLNQILGGDTLSSRLGTEIRDRQGLTYGIYSAFQAGEQPGLFLINMQTAPEDTNKAIASTIALLQDVHSQGVTPTEVDTAKRSLSSSYSVELADPDNLTSEILMNEVYGLTSAEIRDFPRKILAVTPEQVNRVAKDLLQPDNLIVVTAGPSIAGGASAAAR from the coding sequence ATGTCGTTTTTGAGCAATTGGCGTCAATATCGCATTCCCACATTCTTGTTTAGCCTCTGCCTAAGCGCCGTGCTGCTGTTTTCAGGCGAGGTTACCAATACTCAGCCACTTGCCGCTACCGTCCCCAATATCGCAAAAGCTGCTCCGTCTGGGCAAGTAGCGGCAGCAATGTCAGCGGATGAAACATCCCTTTCACTGACAGAAAACGTCCGCAAAACGGTTCTGGAAAATCAGCTCACCGTTTTAACCAAAGAAGTGCATACCGCTCCCGTTGTAACAGTGCAGGTATGGTATAAAGTGGGCTCCCGCAATGAAGAACCCGGAGTAAACGGGATTGCCCACCAGTTAGAACATATGATGTTCAAAGGCACCAAAGATCGCCCGATTCAATTCGGACGGCTGTTCAACGCCTTGGGAAGTAACTCCAACGCTTTCACCAGCTACGACCAAACAGCTTATTTCGGTACTGTAGAACGAGACAAACTGCGGGCGATGCTGGAATTGGAAGCAGACCGGATGCAAAACGCCCTCATCAATGTAGAGCAACTTGCCAGCGAAAAGCGCGTGGTGATTTCCGAGTTGCAAGGGTACGAAAATTCGCCTGATTATCGGTTAGAAAGGGCAGTGATGCGATCGGTTTTCCCCACACAACCCTATGGTTTACCAGTAGGCGGCACCAAAGCAGATGTAGAAAAGTTTACCGTCGAGCAGGTACAGTATTACTATCACAAGTACTACAGCCCCAATAACGCTACCTTGGTAATTGTGGGAGATATCGAAACCGAACCCACCCTTAAGTTAGTTAAAGAAATTTTTGGTAATTTGCCCAATCGAGGGGAACAACAGGAGAGTGGGAGCGCGACAGAAAATGTACCATTAGATTCCCCCACTCCCACTCTCCCCAGTTCTAAGTCTCCCATTATGTTGCGGGAAGCGGGGAGCGCACCTATATTGCAGATAGTGTATCCGCTCCCACCCACCAATCATCCCGATGTAGCGGCGCTGAAGGTGATGGATTACATCTTGACCGGGGGGCGCAGTTCTCGCGTTTATCAAGCTCTGGTAGAATCGGGTCTGGCTAGCAATGCGGGAGGCTATGCGGCCAACTTGATTTCAGGTGGTTGGTATCAACTTTCTGCCACAGCAGCGCCAAACCGTAAACTGATAGAAATTGACCGAGTTCTTCAACAAACGATCGCCGACTTGCAAAATAAAAGCGTCACAGAGGAAGAACTCAACCGCGCCAAAGCGCAATTCCGCGCCGCCGTAATCCTGAGCAACCGCGAAATCACTGCCCAAGCTATGCAGCTGGGCGATGACGAAACCAGTACGGGTGACTATAGATACACCGAGCGCTTGCTGAAAGAAATTGCCGATGTGAGCGCCGCCGATGTACAGCGAGTAGCCAAAAAATACCTCCAACAATCCGATCGCACCGTCGGTTACTTTGAACCTACCGAGCTGACAGCTGATGGCGGCGGGGGAGGCACAAGTAGCAGCCAAACAAGCGAACAATTCAATCTAGGGCAACCAGTAGACCCAGCCGAGTTAGCAAAATATCTGCCTGAGTTTACGACATCTACCATATCCACAGTTCGATCGCTGCCAGAATCATTTAAACTCAGTAACGGTTTGCAAGTCTTGCTCATGCGCGATCGCAGCACTCCCACCGTCACCCTGAGCGGCTATATCCAAGCCGGTACAGAATTCGATCTGCCAGCATCGGCAGGTACAGCTGCTTTGACAGCAGAAAACTTGATGAACGGTACGAAGACAAAAGATGCCCTGACTCTGGCGAAAACCTTAGAAGACCGAGGCGCGAGTCTGGACTTCGGTGCAGCTAGAGAAGGTGTCAGCGTCGATGGGTACAGTTTATCAAAAGACCTGCCCACCTTAATTGCGACGTTAGCTGATGTGCTGCAAAACGCCAACTTTCCTAAAGATCAGCTGGAACTGAGCCGTCAGCGGGCGATAACAGATCTGAAAGAACGATTGGATAGCCCAGATTACTTGGCATATCGGACTTTGCAACAAACCGTTTACCCGGAAGTTCATCCCTTCCATGCCTATCCCACCTACGATAGTCTCAAGCGGATTAGCGAGGGAGATATCATGGGCTTTTACAAGCAACATTATCGCCCCGATACTACCGTACTGACTTTGGTGGGCAACTTTGCACCGCAAGAAGTGCGATCGCTGATCGAAACTCAATTCGGCAGCTGGAAAGCTAGCGGCAATCTGCCAAAACTGAATTTTCCCAGCGTACCCTTACCGGAAAAACTTGTCCGTTTGAATCCGGTCATACCCGGTAAAACACAGGCGATCACGTTTATGGGATATCGGGGAATCAATCGACAAGACCCCCGTTACTACGCCACTTTGGTGTTAAATCAAATTTTGGGTGGCGATACCTTATCGAGTCGCTTAGGAACGGAAATTCGCGATCGCCAAGGTCTCACCTACGGCATTTATAGTGCCTTCCAAGCAGGAGAGCAACCCGGTTTGTTTTTGATTAATATGCAAACAGCACCGGAAGATACAAATAAAGCGATCGCTAGCACGATCGCTCTATTACAAGATGTTCATTCTCAAGGCGTCACTCCTACCGAAGTAGATACAGCAAAGCGTTCGCTCTCCAGCA
- a CDS encoding photosystem II protein Y, which produces MDMDWRLLIVLLPLLLAGGWAVRNILPAALKQVQAFLNKEA; this is translated from the coding sequence CTGGACATGGATTGGCGTTTACTCATCGTTCTACTACCACTTCTACTTGCAGGAGGTTGGGCAGTGCGTAACATTCTCCCAGCAGCGCTCAAACAAGTTCAAGCTTTTTTGAACAAGGAAGCCTAA